GTCAAACGCCCCGCACCTCTGGCATTGCGAGCCGGGGGGCGGGCATTCGGGGGTAAGTTTTTCGTCAAGGCGTCGCTCCATCTCTTTTTCAAGATAACCTTCATAAAGCCCGCTGTCTATCATATCCCACGGCAATATTTCATCCGGCCCCTTGCGGCGGGTGGCGAAAAAATCGGCGTCAACCGGCGACTCACGCATGGCGCCAAACCAGTCCCCGTCCATCTCCAACGCCTTTTCTATTACCTCCGCCACGCGCCTGTCCCCAACGGAAAGGAGCGCCTGCACATAGCTTTGCCTGGCCGATCCCGCCTGCAGGCTCACGCCGGGGAGCGCCCGGAACATTTTTTTAACAAGCTTAAGCCGCCTGTCCGCCTCGGCGATCCCGATGAACGGCTCCCGCGCGAAAGGGGTGAAAGGTTTCGGGACGAACACGTCCACCCCCACGGAAATATGCCCCATCGTCCCCCTGGTTTTGGAGGCGGATATCATTTCATCCCTGATTGCCTGCGCAAGGCTCGCTATTTGCGCCACGTCCTCCACGGTCTCTCCCGGAAAGCCCACCAGGAAATAAAGTTTCATGTTGAACGGCCCTGTTTGCGCGATCATGCGCGCGGCCCTGATTATGGTTTCGCCGCCCAGGTCTTTGTTGATGCGTTTTCGCAGCCGTTCGGAACCCGCCTCCGGCGCCACGGTGATGGTGTGGGCGCCTCCTTTGGCGAGGTTTTCGAGCATTGTTGGCGTCAGCTTGTCCAGCCGGAAAGATGAAACGGAAAACTCTCCACCTTTTTCCACGATGTGGCTGAAGATTTTCTCGATGTCCGGATGGTCCCCCACGGCGCTTCCCACAAGGCCCACACGCCCGATGCGCGAAAGCCCCGCGTCAACGGCGGCGAGAATCGCGGAGGTGTCCGCGTGGCGCGTGGGGCGGTACACATATCCGGCCGCGCAGAACCGGCAATGTTTCCCGCATCCTTTGCCTATTTCCACCAGCGCCATGCCGCCGAACACCGTGTCCGGAGTGTCTATCACGCTCACGTTGGGGGACGCGGAGAATCCATGGTTCCACAGGCGTTTTACTTTTTCCGGGAAGCCCGGTCTCACCTCGAATCGGGCGATGGCGCCGCTGTTTTCATAAACGGGCGTGTACGCCGAAGGGACATACACACCGGGGATGCGGGCGAAGGCCGCCAGATCATTCTTGCCCCCGTTGCGCATCGCTGCGATGATCGGTTCCAGCGCATCCTCACCCTCGCCGATAACCATGATGTCGAAGAATGGGCCTAGGACCTCCGGGTTCATCGTCGGGCAGATGCCTCCGGCGAGAATCAACGGATCGCGCGGGCCGCGCCCTTTCAGCGGGATTTTGCCAAGCCGCAGCATCTTGAGGACGTTTATATAGTCCGCCTCGAAAGTGATGGAGAACGCCGCCGCGTCAAACCCGTTTAGCGGCTTTTGCGATTCCAGCGAGAATAACGGCGTCTTGCGTTTGATAAAATAGCGCTCGTCATCGGCGTCCGGCAGGAACACCCGTTCGCACACCACGCCGTCCATGGCGTTGAGCATGGAGTACACTTTGTGGAACCCCAGGTTGCTCATCCCCACTTCGTAGCTGTTCGGATAGGCCAACGCGATTGATATCGCCCCACTGTGTCCCTTGACGACGGCGCCCTTTTCCCGGGCGAGCCTCTCCCGCGCCTTGTCCATCGGGTCGCCTGTCTTCGCGGCGCGGCCTGCCTTTGCCATACGGTGTTTTATGTGTTACTTTTTATCACTTGATTCAACCAGTGTATCTTAAAGACGGTCAAAGATGTTCAAGCCAGTTGAAGAGCAGCTATCGGTGATACGGCGTGGCGCCGTGGAGATCATCTCCGAACCGGAATTGCGCGCCAGGCTCGAAAAATCGCGCAACACGGGAAAGCCGTTGCGGGTGAAGGCGGGGTTTGACCCCACGGCGCCGGACCTGCATCTGGGCCACACGGTTCTTTTGTGGAAAATGCGCCAGTTCCAGGAGCTGGGGCACCACGTGCTGTTCATCATCGGCGATTTCACCGGGATGATCGGCGATCCCACGGGGAAAACGGAGACACGCCCGGCGCTAACCCGCGAGCAGGTGGAGAAAAACGCGGAGACGTACCGCCGCCAGGTGTTCAAAATACTGGACCCGGACAGGACGGAAGTCACCTTCAACAGCGGCTGGCTCAACGGCATGTCCCCTTCGCAGATGATCCATCTTGCGGCCAGGTACACCGTGGCCCGGATGCTGGAGCGCGACGACTTTTCGAAGCGCTACGCCGAAGGGCGCCCCATATCCATCCATGAGTTCCTTTATCCGCTGCTGCAGGGGTATGACTCGGTGGAGCTGAAGGCGGACGTGGAG
This DNA window, taken from Nitrospinota bacterium, encodes the following:
- a CDS encoding radical SAM protein, which translates into the protein MAKAGRAAKTGDPMDKARERLAREKGAVVKGHSGAISIALAYPNSYEVGMSNLGFHKVYSMLNAMDGVVCERVFLPDADDERYFIKRKTPLFSLESQKPLNGFDAAAFSITFEADYINVLKMLRLGKIPLKGRGPRDPLILAGGICPTMNPEVLGPFFDIMVIGEGEDALEPIIAAMRNGGKNDLAAFARIPGVYVPSAYTPVYENSGAIARFEVRPGFPEKVKRLWNHGFSASPNVSVIDTPDTVFGGMALVEIGKGCGKHCRFCAAGYVYRPTRHADTSAILAAVDAGLSRIGRVGLVGSAVGDHPDIEKIFSHIVEKGGEFSVSSFRLDKLTPTMLENLAKGGAHTITVAPEAGSERLRKRINKDLGGETIIRAARMIAQTGPFNMKLYFLVGFPGETVEDVAQIASLAQAIRDEMISASKTRGTMGHISVGVDVFVPKPFTPFAREPFIGIAEADRRLKLVKKMFRALPGVSLQAGSARQSYVQALLSVGDRRVAEVIEKALEMDGDWFGAMRESPVDADFFATRRKGPDEILPWDMIDSGLYEGYLEKEMERRLDEKLTPECPPPGSQCQRCGAFDGVCVIKGKTK